In Ascaphus truei isolate aAscTru1 chromosome 12, aAscTru1.hap1, whole genome shotgun sequence, the following are encoded in one genomic region:
- the DBX1 gene encoding homeobox protein DBX1 produces MMFPSLLAPPAVYPNLLRPTPTLTLPQSLQSALSSHSSFLVEDLIRISRPTGYPPRAVPPPSMSPPSSESPTSMTDSVTSDLVSSRRGCPSQTSSPSNNNDSTFLKFGVHAILSSHPRIECSPALLHSVPPKTFSFPYFEASFQPFIRSSYFPASSSVVPIPGTFSWPLAARGKPRRGMLRRAVFSDVQRKALEKMFQKQKYISKPDRKKLAGKLGLKDSQVKIWFQNRRMKWRNSKERELLSSGGCREQTLPNKFNPHPDLSDVGKKSPREGEEESMFPDSSPRHMSYQCSEHHLRLDTQVPSSPYNSSSPSKPSDFSDSEEEKGEQEEEITVS; encoded by the exons ATGATGTTCCCAAGCCTCTTAGCTCCCCCAGCAGTGTACCCTAATCTTCTGCGACCAACCCCAACCCTGACACTGCCTCAGTCTCTGCAGTCTGCCTTATCAAGTCACTCCAGCTTTTTGGTGGAAGACCTCATTAGGATCAGCCGGCCTACAGGTTACCCACCCCGGGCTGTCCCACCACCCAGCATGTCCCCTCCATCATCAGAAAGTCCCACCAGCATGACAGACAGTGTCACGTCAGACCTGGTCAGCTCAAGAAGAGGATGTCCCTCCCAGACTTCCAGTCCTTCAAACAACAACGATTCGACCTTCCTGAAGTTTGGAGTCCACGCCATTCTGTCTTCACACCCAAGGATAG AGTGTTCCCCAGCCTTGCTCCACAGTGTCCCTCCGAAGACTTTCTCTTTCCCATATTTTGAAGCATCTTTTCAACCTTTCATCAGATCCTCTTATTTTCCAG CCTCATCTTCAGTGGTACCCATACCTGGCACCTTCTCGTGGCCCTTGGCTGCCCGGGGGAAGCCTCGTAGAGGGATGCTCCGCAGAGCGGTCTTCTCAGATGTCCAGCGCAAAGCTCTGGAGAAGATGTTTCAGAAGCAGAAATACATTAGCAAACCTGACCGAAAAAAACTAGCAGGGAAACTGGGGCTGAAAGATTCTCAG gtGAAAATATGGTTCCAAAACAGGAGGATGAAATGGAGAaactctaaggagagagagttgTTGTCTTCTGGGGGGTGCAGGGAGCAGACCTTACCCAACAAATTTAACCCCCACCCTGACCTCAGTGATGTGGGTAAGAAGTCTccaagagagggggaggaggagtccATGTTCCCAGACAGCAGCCCAAGACACATGTCATACCAGTGCTCTGAGCACCACTTAAGGTTGGACACACAGGTACCTTCCTCACCATACAACTCCAGCAGCCCCAGCAAACCCTCAGACTTCTCAGACTCagaggaagagaagggggagcaggaggaagaaaTCACAGTCTCATAG